In Gemmata obscuriglobus, a single genomic region encodes these proteins:
- a CDS encoding M61 family metallopeptidase, whose protein sequence is MSFVRSAAAVAALCVTVLPAIGADAPALAIEVDARELPRRLVHTTLDIPCKPGPLRLVYPKWFPGSHGPHGRVEDVAGLRIETDNGTAVRWTRDEVDLYRFVLTVPDGATKLRVKLDTVCESAGADRASTHTVGTPDLGVINWNTCLLYPEGPAADDQPVNVRLQLPAGWKYATALKADGEKGKGDAVTFGTASLTTLVDCPLIAGRHLKTFKLDAGAGPPAFLHVTSESPEVLNLDPKIVDLYSRLVREAWALFGVAHYPEYHFLVVCSDTLGQFGLEHLSCSLNGVGERGLVDERLRKGWWLANLLPHEYAHSWCGKYRRPAAMVTPDFNTPQKTKLLWVYEGLTEYLGEVLSVRAGLLTPEEYRLTMTGKIRSLSRTAGRQWRPLEDTAVAAHLSRNPGNSWNQLRRLQDFYMEGMLLWYECDAIIREKTEGAKSLDDFCKRFFAAVPGKKTVAGYELADVVRDLKATAEYDWEPFLQRRVAAPQESLPLEVVDRLGYRLKYTDKAPGAGRPSAPPDNPAADSLGMSAPGGVIASVDPGLPADKAGLSPGMKVIGVNGKKFSANRLRDAIADSVARKKVELLVEDGEDFRTVVVQYADGLRYLDLERVQSQADVLGEILKPRAK, encoded by the coding sequence ATGTCGTTCGTCCGTTCCGCTGCCGCGGTTGCGGCCCTGTGCGTCACGGTGCTCCCGGCGATTGGCGCCGACGCGCCCGCGCTGGCCATCGAAGTTGACGCCCGCGAACTACCGCGGCGACTCGTTCACACCACGCTCGACATCCCGTGCAAACCCGGCCCGCTGCGGCTGGTGTACCCCAAGTGGTTCCCCGGCTCGCACGGCCCGCACGGCCGGGTCGAGGACGTGGCCGGGCTCCGGATCGAGACCGACAACGGCACCGCCGTGCGCTGGACCCGCGACGAGGTGGACCTTTACCGCTTCGTCCTCACGGTGCCGGACGGCGCCACCAAGCTCCGCGTGAAACTGGACACGGTCTGCGAGTCGGCCGGGGCGGACCGCGCCAGCACCCACACCGTCGGCACCCCGGACCTCGGCGTTATCAACTGGAACACGTGCCTGCTCTACCCGGAGGGGCCGGCGGCCGACGACCAGCCGGTGAACGTGCGGCTGCAACTGCCCGCCGGGTGGAAGTACGCCACCGCGCTGAAGGCGGACGGCGAGAAGGGCAAGGGCGACGCCGTGACGTTCGGCACCGCCTCACTCACCACGCTGGTGGACTGCCCGCTCATCGCCGGTCGGCACCTGAAGACGTTCAAGCTCGACGCCGGCGCCGGGCCGCCCGCGTTCCTGCACGTGACGTCGGAATCGCCGGAGGTGCTGAACCTGGACCCGAAGATCGTGGACCTGTACTCGCGGCTGGTGCGGGAGGCGTGGGCGCTGTTCGGCGTCGCGCACTACCCAGAGTACCACTTCCTGGTGGTGTGCAGCGACACCCTCGGCCAGTTCGGGCTGGAGCACCTGTCGTGCAGCCTCAACGGGGTAGGCGAACGCGGGCTGGTGGACGAGCGGCTCCGCAAGGGGTGGTGGCTGGCGAACCTGCTGCCGCACGAGTACGCCCACTCATGGTGCGGCAAGTACCGGCGCCCGGCGGCGATGGTCACACCGGACTTCAACACCCCGCAGAAGACCAAACTGCTGTGGGTGTACGAGGGGCTGACCGAGTACCTGGGAGAGGTGCTGTCGGTGCGGGCCGGGTTGCTCACCCCGGAGGAGTACCGGCTGACGATGACCGGCAAGATCCGCTCGCTGTCCCGCACCGCCGGGCGGCAGTGGCGGCCCCTGGAGGACACCGCGGTCGCGGCGCACCTGTCCCGCAACCCCGGCAACTCGTGGAACCAGTTGCGCCGCCTGCAGGACTTCTACATGGAAGGGATGCTGCTCTGGTACGAGTGCGACGCCATCATCCGTGAGAAGACCGAGGGGGCGAAGTCGCTCGACGACTTCTGCAAGCGGTTCTTCGCGGCCGTGCCGGGCAAAAAAACGGTCGCCGGGTACGAACTCGCGGACGTGGTGCGGGACCTGAAGGCGACGGCCGAGTACGACTGGGAGCCGTTCCTCCAGCGGCGGGTGGCGGCGCCGCAGGAGTCGCTCCCGCTGGAGGTGGTGGACCGGCTCGGCTACCGGCTGAAGTACACCGACAAGGCGCCCGGCGCGGGGCGGCCGAGCGCGCCACCGGACAACCCCGCCGCGGACTCGCTGGGGATGTCGGCGCCCGGCGGGGTGATCGCGAGCGTCGATCCGGGGCTACCGGCGGATAAGGCGGGCCTTTCCCCGGGTATGAAGGTGATCGGCGTTAACGGCAAGAAGTTCAGCGCGAACCGGCTGCGGGACGCCATCGCCGACAGCGTGGCCCGCAAGAAGGTCGAGCTACTGGTCGAAGACGGCGAGGACTTCCGCACTGTAGTGGTGCAGTACGCCGACGGGTTGCGTTACCTGGACCTGGAGCGGGTGCAGTCGCAAGCGGACGTGCTGGGCGAAATCCTCAAACCGCGTGCGAAATGA
- a CDS encoding DUF1579 domain-containing protein, translating to MHAEPQKEHKWLEQLVGEWVMEMDGGGQDQPSTKQINTETVRSLGVWVQCEGTSSMPDGSPARTVMTLGYDPAKKKFVGTFIGSMMTNLWVYEGELDAAGKVLTLDADGPNFADPTKTAKYKDAIEIVSPDHRTLTSRLLGDDGQWHHFCTAHYRRKA from the coding sequence ATGCACGCGGAACCGCAAAAGGAGCACAAGTGGTTGGAGCAACTGGTCGGCGAGTGGGTGATGGAGATGGACGGCGGCGGCCAGGATCAACCGTCGACCAAGCAAATCAACACCGAAACTGTTCGCTCGCTGGGGGTGTGGGTGCAGTGTGAGGGCACGAGTTCCATGCCCGACGGTTCCCCGGCCCGGACCGTGATGACGCTCGGCTACGACCCGGCCAAAAAGAAGTTCGTGGGCACGTTCATCGGGTCCATGATGACCAACCTCTGGGTGTACGAGGGCGAACTGGACGCGGCCGGCAAGGTGCTCACGCTCGACGCGGACGGGCCGAACTTCGCCGACCCGACCAAAACCGCCAAGTACAAGGACGCGATCGAGATCGTGTCCCCGGATCACCGCACGCTGACATCGCGGTTGCTCGGCGACGACGGTCAGTGGCACCACTTCTGTACCGCCCACTACCGCCGTAAAGCCTGA
- a CDS encoding tetratricopeptide repeat protein has translation MAILGSWAVRQIVSTSQGRSATDPCHYPSVPRRGQITGQLQHLGVPPVHDLGTFPDGRPFLVMKLIKGHTLSDLLRERPAPGYERARFIQVFEQICQTVAYAHSRNVIHRDLKTANVMIGAFGEVQVMDWGLAKVLTGAADGGAAEHGSPDDTGPASEIELSRDADPLTRAGSSFGTPQYMPPEQAQGEWAAVGPRADVFALGGILCEVLTGRPPYTGKTAEVRAKAVLGTVGDALARLDACGAEPELVELAKQCLAPSPEDRPSDGAAVADRVAAFRAGVELRIERERLARNADAVGALLKQCEDALQNDDASSTAILLEQAERRAVEGADGFEPRLARARADLTTLQELDRIEDLRWTVSDNKLPPRAAIVTAWAEALRRHGIAPGSTPHAAVGKLLRESVIGRRLLATLDQWFASEPSDALLELLSAVDPNAYRCRVREAIHARDAKRLTRLAGQPDALQLAPQFAAVLGEQESIRPERRTQILRAAHERQPDSLLVLMALASPGPAPAADAAAERVGWYRAALALRPKNAAVWNNLGITLRQCGDVDGAVEAYRQASRFAPTDATVRYNLGIALHAKGELTPAAESYREAIKLDPGYAKAHSNLGLVLHDLGSAEQELAAHRQAIACDPSFGRAHYNLGNALAHQGELDAAIAAYRDALRLDPDYAPAHHNLGIALQKSGDSGGAVEAIREAVRRDPADAAAPRTLAAVLEKKGDLAGAAAAYREATERDAKDAGTFFRLGWLLDRMGQPAESRAAFRRAGKLDKRYAKCATGSRVEILKALNFTA, from the coding sequence ATGGCCATCTTAGGCAGTTGGGCTGTCCGCCAAATCGTCAGCACCTCACAGGGCCGGTCCGCCACGGACCCCTGCCATTACCCGTCGGTTCCTCGACGAGGCCAGATCACCGGGCAGCTCCAGCACCTCGGCGTACCGCCCGTTCACGACCTCGGCACCTTTCCGGACGGGCGCCCCTTTCTGGTGATGAAACTCATCAAGGGACACACCCTGAGCGACCTGCTGCGCGAGCGCCCGGCTCCCGGGTACGAGCGGGCGCGGTTCATCCAAGTGTTCGAACAGATCTGCCAGACGGTCGCGTACGCGCACAGCCGGAACGTGATCCATCGGGACCTGAAGACCGCCAACGTGATGATCGGGGCGTTCGGCGAGGTTCAGGTCATGGACTGGGGGCTGGCCAAGGTGCTCACGGGCGCGGCCGACGGGGGCGCCGCCGAGCACGGCTCTCCGGACGACACCGGCCCGGCGAGCGAGATCGAGCTGTCGCGCGACGCCGACCCGCTGACCCGCGCCGGCAGCTCGTTCGGAACCCCGCAGTACATGCCGCCCGAACAGGCGCAGGGGGAGTGGGCGGCCGTCGGGCCGCGCGCGGACGTGTTCGCGCTGGGCGGCATCCTGTGCGAGGTGCTGACCGGTCGCCCGCCGTACACCGGTAAGACCGCGGAGGTACGCGCCAAAGCCGTTCTGGGCACCGTGGGCGACGCGCTCGCACGGCTCGACGCGTGCGGGGCCGAACCGGAGCTGGTGGAACTGGCGAAGCAGTGCCTCGCGCCGAGCCCTGAGGACCGCCCTTCGGACGGAGCGGCCGTCGCGGACCGAGTTGCGGCGTTCCGGGCGGGGGTGGAGCTGCGCATCGAGCGCGAGCGGTTGGCCCGGAACGCGGACGCGGTCGGGGCGCTGCTGAAGCAGTGCGAAGACGCTCTTCAGAATGACGACGCCTCCAGTACCGCCATCCTCCTCGAGCAGGCCGAGCGGAGGGCCGTGGAGGGGGCGGACGGGTTCGAGCCGCGCCTCGCCCGCGCCCGCGCGGACCTCACCACACTTCAGGAACTCGACCGGATTGAGGACCTGCGGTGGACCGTTAGCGACAACAAGCTGCCCCCGCGGGCGGCGATCGTCACCGCCTGGGCGGAGGCGCTCCGGCGGCACGGGATCGCACCCGGGAGCACGCCCCACGCCGCGGTCGGTAAGCTGCTCCGCGAGTCCGTGATCGGGCGCCGGCTCCTCGCCACCCTCGACCAGTGGTTCGCCTCGGAGCCGTCCGACGCGCTGCTCGAACTGCTCAGTGCGGTCGACCCCAACGCCTACCGGTGCCGGGTGCGCGAGGCGATCCACGCGCGGGACGCAAAGCGGCTGACCCGGCTCGCGGGCCAACCCGATGCGCTCCAACTGGCGCCACAGTTCGCGGCCGTGCTGGGCGAGCAGGAGAGCATCCGCCCGGAGCGCCGCACACAGATCCTGCGCGCCGCCCACGAGCGCCAGCCCGACAGCCTGTTGGTGCTGATGGCCCTCGCATCCCCCGGCCCCGCGCCGGCGGCCGACGCCGCGGCGGAGCGAGTCGGGTGGTACCGAGCGGCTCTGGCGCTCCGGCCGAAGAACGCGGCCGTGTGGAACAACCTCGGCATCACACTGCGTCAGTGCGGCGATGTGGACGGGGCGGTGGAGGCGTACCGGCAGGCGTCCCGGTTCGCCCCGACAGACGCCACCGTTCGCTACAACCTCGGGATCGCGCTGCACGCGAAAGGCGAACTCACACCGGCGGCCGAGTCGTACCGCGAAGCGATCAAGCTTGATCCCGGGTACGCGAAGGCGCACTCCAATTTGGGCCTCGTGCTGCACGATCTCGGTTCCGCGGAGCAGGAACTGGCCGCGCACCGGCAGGCCATCGCGTGCGACCCGTCGTTCGGTCGCGCCCACTACAACCTCGGGAACGCGCTGGCCCACCAGGGCGAGCTCGACGCCGCGATCGCCGCTTACCGCGACGCGCTCCGACTCGATCCGGATTACGCGCCCGCGCACCACAACCTGGGGATCGCGCTTCAAAAAAGCGGCGATTCGGGCGGGGCGGTCGAAGCGATCCGAGAGGCGGTTCGGCGCGACCCGGCCGACGCCGCCGCGCCGCGAACGCTTGCCGCGGTGCTGGAAAAGAAAGGCGACTTGGCCGGCGCGGCCGCGGCGTACCGGGAGGCGACCGAGCGGGACGCGAAGGACGCGGGCACGTTCTTCCGGCTCGGATGGCTCCTGGACCGGATGGGCCAGCCGGCCGAATCGCGGGCCGCGTTCCGACGGGCGGGTAAGCTCGACAAACGGTACGCGAAGTGCGCCACCGGGTCCCGCGTCGAGATCCTCAAAGCCCTGAACTTCACCGCTTAA